A window of Candidatus Eisenbacteria bacterium contains these coding sequences:
- a CDS encoding glycine--tRNA ligase subunit beta — protein MIRDLLFEIGVEEIPAGYVPPALEQIEVAAHAMLRELRLTHGAIETWGTPRRLVLSVRAIADRQPDLDEELMGPAVKAAFDAEGKPTKALLGFCTGRGVDVSQVRRVETPKGEYVAVTVHRIGQHAIEVLPAALATLATRIQFPKSMRWLDDDTRFARPVRWLLCLLGADVVPVQAFQLVAGRITYGHRFLAPAALEVIDANAYSKSLESVHVIVDHAARSARLGAAIDSVASAERGRVVVDPELIEINNFQVERATVFAGHFDARYLDLPREVIITALREHQRFFSVEDANGALMPLFLAVRNGDERGLEFVRKGNQDVLVARLEDARFYWDTDLKHAPAERVSALDSVVWMEGLGTLREKAARLDELATWLAARLAPATTATVQRAALLCKTDLLGEMIGSGKEYASLEGVMGGHYARRAGEPEAVAVAIAEHYRPRGASDALPSSEAGAVLSLADKLDHIAGAFVAGKIPSGSEDPYGVRRAANGALRLLIERGWNLDLRAATMEMTRVLFAADPELAQAEIVKKLGEFWRGRVDAALEERGIAYDTREAALEAQIVMEGAPRPRPGWVDPSDCLTRARTLAAFRSDPRFEPLVVLFKRVANILTKSTETLPPSLDAARLTEPAERELLAALERARKVTAPLWEKRGYDLILPELLGLETAIHGFFDAVMVNAEDAGLRLNRLRLLSEVRDLFLRGWDLSRIVVEGERSA, from the coding sequence GTGATTCGCGACCTGTTGTTCGAGATCGGCGTCGAGGAAATCCCGGCCGGCTACGTGCCGCCGGCTCTCGAGCAGATCGAGGTCGCGGCGCACGCCATGCTTCGCGAACTGCGACTCACGCACGGCGCGATCGAGACCTGGGGCACGCCCCGCCGACTGGTGCTCTCGGTGCGAGCGATCGCGGATCGCCAGCCGGACCTCGACGAAGAGCTGATGGGCCCCGCGGTCAAAGCCGCTTTCGATGCCGAGGGCAAGCCGACCAAGGCGCTGCTCGGATTCTGCACCGGTCGCGGCGTCGACGTGTCGCAGGTGCGTCGCGTGGAGACTCCGAAGGGCGAATACGTCGCAGTGACCGTGCATCGCATCGGTCAGCACGCGATCGAAGTCCTGCCGGCGGCACTCGCGACGCTTGCCACCCGCATCCAGTTCCCGAAGAGCATGCGGTGGCTCGACGACGACACACGTTTCGCGCGTCCGGTGCGCTGGCTGTTGTGCCTGCTCGGCGCGGACGTTGTGCCGGTGCAGGCGTTCCAACTCGTCGCCGGTCGCATCACCTACGGGCATCGATTTCTGGCGCCCGCGGCACTCGAGGTGATCGATGCGAATGCGTATTCGAAGTCGCTGGAATCCGTGCACGTGATCGTCGATCACGCGGCGCGATCCGCTCGTCTCGGCGCCGCGATCGATTCGGTGGCGAGCGCCGAACGCGGCCGTGTGGTCGTCGATCCCGAGCTGATCGAGATCAACAACTTCCAGGTCGAGCGCGCGACCGTATTCGCCGGCCACTTCGACGCACGCTATCTCGATCTGCCGCGCGAGGTGATCATCACCGCACTGCGCGAGCACCAGCGCTTCTTCTCGGTCGAAGACGCGAACGGTGCGCTGATGCCACTGTTCCTGGCGGTGCGAAACGGTGACGAGCGCGGGCTCGAGTTCGTGCGCAAGGGCAATCAGGACGTGCTCGTCGCGCGGCTCGAGGACGCGCGTTTCTACTGGGACACCGACTTGAAGCACGCGCCCGCCGAGCGCGTCTCGGCGCTCGACTCGGTGGTGTGGATGGAAGGCCTCGGCACGTTGCGCGAGAAGGCCGCGCGCCTCGACGAACTCGCCACGTGGCTCGCGGCACGCCTGGCGCCCGCGACCACCGCCACCGTTCAGCGCGCGGCACTGCTGTGCAAGACCGACCTGCTGGGCGAGATGATCGGCAGCGGCAAGGAGTACGCAAGCCTCGAGGGCGTGATGGGCGGGCACTACGCGCGCCGGGCGGGCGAACCCGAAGCGGTCGCGGTCGCGATTGCGGAGCACTATCGGCCGCGTGGGGCGAGTGATGCGTTGCCGTCCAGCGAAGCCGGCGCGGTGCTGTCGCTCGCGGACAAGCTCGACCACATCGCGGGTGCCTTCGTGGCCGGCAAGATTCCAAGCGGGAGCGAAGACCCGTATGGCGTGCGTCGCGCAGCGAACGGTGCGCTGCGACTGCTGATCGAGCGCGGCTGGAACCTCGACCTGCGCGCCGCCACCATGGAGATGACGCGCGTGCTGTTCGCCGCCGATCCGGAGCTCGCGCAGGCCGAGATCGTGAAGAAGCTGGGCGAGTTCTGGCGCGGTCGCGTGGATGCCGCACTCGAGGAGCGCGGTATCGCCTACGACACGCGCGAAGCCGCGCTCGAAGCCCAGATCGTCATGGAGGGCGCGCCACGGCCGCGCCCGGGCTGGGTAGATCCGAGCGATTGCCTGACGCGCGCGCGAACCCTGGCCGCGTTTCGCTCCGATCCGCGCTTCGAGCCGCTCGTGGTGCTGTTCAAGCGGGTCGCGAACATTCTCACCAAGTCGACCGAGACGCTGCCGCCGTCACTCGATGCCGCGCGGCTCACCGAACCGGCCGAACGCGAGCTGCTGGCGGCACTCGAGCGGGCGCGCAAGGTGACCGCTCCACTCTGGGAAAAGCGCGGGTACGATCTCATCCTGCCGGAGCTGCTCGGCCTCGAGACCGCGATCCACGGCTTCTTCGACGCCGTGATGGTCAACGCCGAAGACGCCGGGCTGCGGCTCAATCGCCTGCGCCTGCTGTCCGAGGTACGCGATCTGTTCCTGCGCGGCTGGGATCTGTCGCGCATCGTGGTCGAGGGCGAGCGAAGCGCGTGA
- a CDS encoding glycine--tRNA ligase subunit alpha: MSLLDPKRSLQAMMLALETFWAERGCVIQHPYPSEVGAGTFNPATFLRSLGPEPWRVAFVEPSRRPKDGRYGENPNRFQQFFQYQVLLKPSPGDVVELYFESLRAIGFEPREHDLRLVEDDWESPTLGAAGLGWQVLMDGTEISQFTYFQQCGGLELPLISAELTYGLDRIGMMLQQKDRVQDLAWAPERRDAGGAVIAPAVTWGDLWVRNEWEWSHYNFDQAPVDDLFAMFKIWEREATRLLDLKLVAPGYDAVIKCSHLFNLLDARGAISVSERVGYIGRVRKIARLAALAYHHLRAELGYPLIVDASERERWLTVYREQQERAKGGRKGAKADAPKSGAAADSTGGGA, encoded by the coding sequence ATGTCCTTGCTCGACCCCAAACGAAGCCTGCAGGCCATGATGCTCGCGCTCGAGACGTTCTGGGCCGAGCGCGGCTGCGTGATCCAGCATCCGTATCCGTCCGAGGTCGGCGCCGGCACGTTCAACCCGGCCACGTTCCTTCGCTCGCTCGGGCCCGAGCCGTGGCGGGTGGCATTCGTCGAGCCCTCGCGACGCCCCAAAGACGGCCGCTACGGTGAGAACCCCAACCGTTTCCAGCAGTTCTTCCAGTACCAGGTGCTGCTCAAGCCCTCGCCCGGCGACGTGGTCGAGCTCTATTTCGAGTCGCTGCGAGCGATCGGCTTCGAGCCGCGCGAGCACGACCTGCGACTGGTCGAGGACGACTGGGAGTCGCCGACGCTGGGTGCTGCGGGGCTGGGCTGGCAGGTGCTGATGGACGGCACCGAGATCTCTCAGTTCACCTACTTCCAGCAGTGCGGTGGACTCGAGTTGCCGCTCATCTCGGCTGAGCTGACCTACGGACTCGATCGCATCGGCATGATGCTGCAGCAGAAGGACCGCGTTCAGGATCTGGCGTGGGCGCCGGAGCGCCGCGATGCCGGCGGAGCGGTGATCGCTCCGGCGGTGACGTGGGGCGACCTGTGGGTGCGCAACGAATGGGAGTGGTCGCACTACAACTTCGATCAGGCGCCGGTCGATGACCTGTTCGCGATGTTCAAGATCTGGGAGCGCGAAGCCACGCGACTGCTGGACCTCAAGCTGGTGGCGCCCGGCTACGACGCGGTGATCAAGTGCTCGCATCTCTTCAATCTGCTCGATGCGCGCGGCGCGATCTCGGTGAGCGAACGCGTCGGCTACATCGGGCGCGTGCGGAAGATCGCGCGCCTCGCGGCCCTCGCGTACCACCATCTGCGTGCCGAGCTCGGCTATCCGCTGATTGTCGACGCGTCCGAGCGCGAGCGCTGGCTGACGGTCTATCGCGAGCAGCAGGAGCGCGCGAAGGGCGGCAGGAAGGGCGCGAAGGCGGATGCGCCGAAGAGCGGCGCCGCGGCCGACTCGACGGGGGGTGGCGCGTGA
- a CDS encoding winged helix-turn-helix transcriptional regulator — protein MVNYQPASLDAAFAALADPTRRAILERLARSAATVSELADPFDMSLPAVSKHLRVLENAGLLARRIEGRTHRIVLSTAPLDEVTRWLEQHRRFWESRLDALEKFLAETRPKQEKSWPLNPPPSPSESSARSRRHPSGSSTRGRKPKRSRAGSRRRKNSPPS, from the coding sequence ATGGTTAACTATCAGCCGGCTTCACTCGACGCCGCGTTCGCCGCCCTCGCCGACCCCACCCGTCGCGCGATCCTCGAACGTCTGGCCCGTTCCGCCGCGACCGTGAGCGAACTCGCGGATCCGTTCGACATGTCGCTCCCCGCGGTCTCCAAGCACCTGCGGGTGCTTGAGAACGCGGGTCTGCTCGCCCGCCGCATCGAGGGGCGCACGCATCGCATCGTGCTCTCGACGGCGCCACTCGATGAAGTCACGCGATGGCTCGAGCAGCATCGCCGCTTCTGGGAATCCCGCCTCGACGCTCTCGAGAAGTTCCTCGCGGAGACGCGTCCGAAACAGGAGAAATCATGGCCACTCAACCCACCACCATCACCCTCCGAATCGAGCGCACGCTCGCGGCGGCACCCGAGCGGGTCTTCGACGCGTGGACGCAAACCGAAGCGCTCGCGCGCTGGTTCGCGCCGGCGAAAGAATTCACCACCGTCGTGA
- a CDS encoding DinB family protein: MSMSDALYSELEQEAATTRRMLERVPGDQLGWRPHPRSRTLGQLAMHVAGVPGALAELSHLDTFQFENGPPEVDPGNVKEILDAFDTSMARAKEHLGRMDDRKIMETWTGTLGGKPVFAVPRIGLLRAIMLNHTYHHRGQLSVYLRELNVPVPSIYGPSADENPFAMATEAMRA; encoded by the coding sequence ATGTCGATGTCCGATGCGCTGTATTCGGAACTTGAACAGGAAGCCGCGACCACCCGCCGCATGCTCGAACGCGTGCCGGGCGACCAGCTCGGCTGGCGGCCGCATCCCCGGTCACGCACGCTGGGCCAGCTCGCAATGCATGTCGCGGGCGTTCCCGGAGCGCTCGCCGAGCTTTCGCATCTCGACACCTTTCAGTTCGAAAACGGTCCGCCCGAGGTGGATCCCGGAAACGTGAAGGAGATCCTCGATGCCTTCGACACCAGCATGGCGCGCGCGAAGGAACACCTGGGCCGCATGGACGATCGCAAGATCATGGAAACCTGGACGGGTACGCTGGGCGGCAAGCCCGTCTTCGCGGTGCCGCGCATCGGACTGTTGCGCGCGATCATGCTGAATCACACCTACCACCATCGCGGACAGCTGTCCGTCTATCTGCGCGAACTGAACGTGCCGGTGCCGTCGATCTATGGTCCGTCGGCCGACGAGAATCCGTTCGCCATGGCCACCGAGGCGATGAGGGCCTGA
- the recO gene encoding DNA repair protein RecO yields the protein MALTRTEGVVIRAFALGDTSRIVVVYTRDLGLIKLVAKGARKAPSRFGFALEPLSFSRFVLYYKPDRDLQLVSQAETIEAMGSSIGSLERLAHAEAALELIDRLVWGEEPHAELYDLLRATLGQLERAPIGALAAVTLAYQLQVASLLGYRPRLDRCASCGQPISPRRVFSPVRGGMLCDRCAALEAGSILLSADALAGLSLLLTRPVEEAGQFAEVQRAGELLKAVEAFYRHHFQRFQGLRSLEMLKSLRSGEEQ from the coding sequence ATGGCGCTCACGCGGACCGAGGGCGTTGTGATTCGCGCCTTCGCGCTCGGCGACACGAGCCGCATCGTGGTCGTCTACACCCGCGACCTGGGCCTCATCAAGCTGGTCGCCAAGGGTGCTCGCAAGGCGCCGAGTCGGTTCGGATTCGCGCTTGAGCCTCTGTCGTTCTCGCGCTTCGTCCTCTATTACAAGCCGGATCGCGACCTGCAGCTCGTCTCGCAGGCCGAAACCATCGAAGCGATGGGAAGTTCGATCGGAAGTCTCGAACGGCTCGCGCATGCCGAAGCCGCGCTCGAACTGATCGATCGGCTGGTGTGGGGAGAGGAGCCGCACGCCGAACTCTACGACCTGCTGCGCGCGACACTCGGCCAGCTCGAGCGTGCACCGATCGGCGCGCTGGCGGCGGTGACGCTCGCCTATCAGCTCCAGGTCGCGAGCCTGCTCGGCTATCGCCCGCGGTTGGACCGCTGCGCCTCGTGCGGCCAGCCGATCTCGCCGCGCCGCGTGTTCTCGCCGGTGCGAGGAGGCATGTTGTGCGACCGCTGCGCGGCACTCGAGGCCGGCTCGATCCTGCTGTCGGCCGATGCACTGGCCGGGCTGTCGCTGCTGCTCACGCGGCCCGTCGAGGAGGCCGGCCAGTTCGCCGAGGTACAGCGAGCGGGCGAACTTCTGAAGGCAGTCGAGGCGTTCTACCGTCATCACTTCCAGCGCTTTCAGGGACTGCGTTCGCTGGAAATGCTGAAGTCGCTGCGAAGCGGGGAAGAGCAGTAG
- a CDS encoding DUF502 domain-containing protein codes for MPDSVDHSNGKPSLIARIRNQLLTGLLVLAPTVITLWILFRLVNWVDNLLGRYLRFAAMDYQRIPGIGLLATLVLLVLVGWVTSRLGSASLGRVWDRLLLRIPGVGIVYGSTKSLGEAFLTKREGQAFKQVVLIPWPHDGMWRVGFVTGRAASDVREKLGEDIEVVFVPHTPNPASGFVHYVPRPSLVYVNWTIEDGLKVIVSGGIVQPPAAHSDRLE; via the coding sequence ATGCCTGACTCCGTCGACCACTCGAATGGCAAGCCGAGCCTGATCGCGCGCATTCGCAACCAGCTGCTGACCGGGCTGCTGGTGCTGGCGCCGACCGTGATCACGCTGTGGATCTTGTTCCGCCTCGTCAACTGGGTGGACAACCTGCTCGGGCGCTACCTGCGCTTCGCAGCGATGGACTACCAGCGCATTCCAGGTATCGGGCTGCTGGCCACGCTGGTGCTGCTGGTGCTGGTCGGCTGGGTCACCTCACGACTCGGCAGCGCCTCGCTCGGCCGGGTGTGGGATCGGCTGCTGCTGCGCATTCCCGGCGTCGGCATCGTCTATGGCTCGACCAAGTCGCTCGGCGAGGCGTTTCTCACCAAGCGCGAAGGGCAGGCGTTCAAGCAGGTCGTGCTGATCCCGTGGCCTCATGACGGCATGTGGCGTGTCGGCTTCGTGACCGGCCGCGCCGCCAGCGATGTGCGCGAGAAGCTCGGCGAGGACATCGAAGTGGTGTTCGTTCCGCACACGCCGAATCCGGCCTCGGGGTTCGTCCACTACGTGCCGCGGCCGTCGCTCGTCTATGTGAACTGGACGATCGAGGACGGACTCAAGGTGATCGTCTCGGGCGGCATCGTTCAGCCGCCGGCGGCCCACTCCGACCGACTCGAGTAG